The following are from one region of the Geoalkalibacter subterraneus genome:
- a CDS encoding SLC13 family permease, whose amino-acid sequence MTFDQMLIIAVLLLTMAVFIRGHRRHDLVAMGALLACVVFGLVPGEEAFSGFGHPAVITVACVLVLGHGLQITGAVDEMTRRVLPASAGPTVSLLALCSLVAGLSGIMNNVGAMALLMPVAIQMAEKQKLPPGKVLMPLAFCSILGGMTTMIGTPPNLIVAGFRAEAGPGGFGLFDYTPVGLSVAVVGILFIALAGRRLVPDRQQSDLDRFDMGKYLSEIRVDEDSKVIGKRLRDVENMLEGADAQIVGLVRYDLRVSAPNPWHLLREGDILTIEADPEALTSALSELNLKLEEDVSPDEGEEEEGRDKSSERLGNGGKDKKEEKEKEKSSTEEIFIQEMVVRPGAQLIGRTASDIELRSRYGINLLAISRQGRRSIKRLRSTVIQPGDVLLMRGMPQALTGFGNTYGCLPLATRDIRVPKKGQSILAAGVMAAAILATALGILPVAISFAGAVLAFIVLHIVPLRSLYSAIDWSVIVLLGAMLPVAHAMDSTGTADLIASFFIDNVAQGNAVIGLTVILIVTMVLTDFMNNAATAALMCPLALSTAAQLQVNPDSFLMAVAVGASCAFLTPIGHQNNTLILGPGGFRFGDYWPLGLPTEVLVVLVSVPMLLWVWPL is encoded by the coding sequence ATGACTTTTGATCAGATGCTGATTATTGCCGTGCTGCTGTTGACCATGGCGGTTTTCATCCGAGGGCACAGACGCCATGATCTTGTCGCCATGGGCGCATTGCTCGCGTGCGTTGTTTTTGGTCTGGTTCCAGGTGAAGAGGCTTTTTCAGGTTTCGGACATCCGGCGGTGATTACTGTCGCCTGTGTGCTGGTGCTGGGTCATGGACTGCAGATCACTGGTGCCGTCGATGAAATGACAAGACGGGTGCTGCCCGCCTCGGCGGGACCAACCGTAAGCCTCTTGGCCCTCTGTTCCTTAGTGGCGGGTCTTTCGGGGATTATGAACAATGTCGGTGCCATGGCACTGCTGATGCCCGTCGCTATACAGATGGCTGAAAAGCAGAAACTCCCACCTGGGAAAGTTCTCATGCCGCTTGCGTTCTGCTCCATCCTGGGTGGCATGACCACCATGATCGGCACCCCGCCGAACCTGATTGTTGCTGGGTTTCGCGCGGAGGCAGGTCCCGGTGGTTTCGGTCTGTTTGATTACACCCCTGTGGGGCTGTCTGTGGCCGTGGTGGGAATCTTGTTCATTGCCCTGGCGGGGCGGCGCCTGGTGCCGGACCGGCAGCAGTCCGATCTGGACCGCTTCGATATGGGGAAGTATCTGAGCGAAATCAGGGTTGATGAAGACAGCAAGGTTATCGGCAAGAGGTTGCGCGATGTTGAAAATATGCTTGAAGGTGCCGATGCTCAGATCGTGGGTTTGGTTCGTTACGATCTTCGAGTCTCTGCACCAAATCCCTGGCATCTGCTGCGCGAGGGAGACATCCTGACGATTGAAGCCGATCCTGAAGCTCTTACTTCGGCATTGAGCGAGTTGAACCTGAAGCTTGAAGAGGATGTTTCGCCCGACGAAGGCGAGGAAGAAGAGGGTAGAGATAAATCTTCCGAGCGTTTAGGGAACGGAGGTAAGGACAAAAAGGAAGAGAAGGAAAAAGAAAAATCTTCGACCGAAGAAATTTTTATTCAAGAGATGGTTGTAAGACCTGGCGCTCAGCTGATCGGCCGAACAGCCAGTGATATTGAGTTACGCTCCCGTTACGGCATTAACCTGCTTGCCATTTCACGTCAGGGGCGCCGCTCCATTAAACGTCTCCGGTCTACCGTGATTCAACCGGGTGACGTGCTCTTAATGCGTGGCATGCCCCAGGCCCTGACCGGCTTCGGCAATACGTACGGCTGTCTGCCTCTGGCTACGCGCGACATTCGGGTCCCGAAAAAGGGTCAGTCTATTCTTGCGGCCGGCGTAATGGCGGCAGCCATACTCGCAACCGCGCTGGGGATACTGCCTGTGGCCATATCTTTTGCCGGGGCTGTTCTTGCATTCATCGTTCTACACATCGTGCCGCTGCGGTCGCTTTATAGCGCTATTGACTGGTCTGTCATCGTTCTACTTGGTGCCATGCTGCCGGTCGCGCACGCCATGGATTCCACCGGCACAGCGGATCTCATTGCTAGTTTTTTTATTGACAACGTTGCCCAGGGCAATGCAGTCATCGGTCTGACAGTGATCCTGATCGTCACCATGGTCCTGACGGATTTCATGAACAACGCCGCCACTGCCGCATTGATGTGCCCTCTGGCTCTGAGCACGGCTGCGCAGCTTCAGGTCAACCCCGACAGCTTTCTCATGGCAGTCGCCGTCGGCGCATCCTGCGCTTTTCTGACCCCTATCGGCCATCAGAACAACACACTGATTCTCGGGCCGGGTGGGTTTCGTTTCGGCGACTACTGGCCTCTGGGTCTGCCGACAGAAGTGCTTGTGGTCCTCGTCAGTGTTCCCATGCTGCTGTGGGTCTGGCCGCTGTAA
- a CDS encoding methyltransferase: MNQKSEPDHLLGISGAYWETCTLHAAVKLDIFSVIGDKVLDAEGVAQCINADTRATAMFLNALCAMRLMRKEGETYRNTEDARTFLCKESPRYVGYMIMHHHHLMESWMRLDEAVISGESVYPLMIQHDEDSRRESFLMGMFNLAMGIAPELVPTLDLSGKTRLLDLGGGPGTYAIHFCMHNPQLAGTVFDLATTQPFAEQTIAKFDLSDRVKFSPGDFHTDDLGGPYDVAWLSHILHGESPEACRKIMAKAADALEPGGMMIIHEFILDDTKDGPLFPALFSLNMLAVTDSGQSYSEKEIREMMEAAGIGETHRTAYRGPTDSSVLVGIKK, from the coding sequence ATGAATCAAAAAAGCGAACCGGATCATCTTCTTGGAATTTCAGGAGCTTACTGGGAAACCTGCACACTGCACGCGGCGGTCAAGCTGGATATTTTTTCCGTCATTGGCGATAAAGTTCTCGACGCCGAAGGAGTTGCCCAATGCATAAATGCAGACACCAGGGCCACAGCCATGTTTCTCAACGCCCTGTGCGCCATGAGGCTGATGCGCAAAGAAGGGGAGACCTACCGTAATACGGAAGATGCACGTACCTTTCTGTGTAAAGAGTCCCCGCGTTACGTGGGGTATATGATCATGCATCACCATCACCTGATGGAATCCTGGATGCGTCTCGATGAAGCCGTAATATCCGGAGAATCGGTCTATCCCCTGATGATCCAGCATGATGAAGACAGCCGTCGCGAGAGCTTTCTTATGGGGATGTTCAATCTGGCGATGGGAATTGCGCCGGAACTGGTGCCGACCCTGGATCTGTCCGGCAAAACCCGACTTCTTGATCTGGGAGGGGGGCCTGGAACCTATGCCATCCATTTCTGCATGCACAATCCGCAGTTGGCCGGAACCGTCTTCGACCTGGCAACCACCCAGCCTTTCGCTGAACAGACGATTGCAAAATTTGACCTCTCGGATCGCGTAAAATTCTCCCCGGGAGATTTCCATACTGACGACCTGGGTGGGCCTTACGATGTCGCCTGGCTCTCTCATATCCTGCATGGAGAGAGCCCTGAGGCCTGTCGCAAAATCATGGCCAAAGCTGCGGACGCCCTTGAGCCGGGGGGGATGATGATTATCCACGAGTTCATCCTCGACGACACCAAGGACGGCCCCCTGTTTCCCGCCCTGTTTTCACTGAACATGCTGGCAGTGACTGACTCCGGGCAGTCTTATTCGGAAAAAGAGATCAGGGAGATGATGGAGGCGGCAGGGATTGGAGAGACCCACCGCACTGCTTACCGCGGTCCCACTGATTCAAGTGTGCTGGTAGGAATAAAGAAGTAG
- a CDS encoding c-type cytochrome encodes MTFALGLTACSEQEIPTERRSTQSASADEAGGSQEKTELQRGQTLFDRMCATCHGSRGNERGTRKGPSLQRDEFTYGRNLESVMESIRDGRPNGMPFFHHALSDEELEVVARYVLSLGQ; translated from the coding sequence TTGACTTTTGCTTTGGGGTTGACGGCGTGCAGTGAACAAGAAATCCCTACGGAGAGGCGCTCGACGCAAAGCGCTTCAGCGGATGAGGCCGGGGGTTCGCAGGAAAAGACTGAACTGCAACGGGGCCAGACTCTGTTCGATCGGATGTGTGCCACCTGCCATGGATCCAGGGGCAATGAGCGAGGGACCCGTAAGGGGCCGTCGCTGCAGCGGGACGAATTCACTTATGGCAGAAACCTGGAGTCGGTCATGGAGAGCATTCGGGACGGACGCCCCAATGGTATGCCATTTTTCCATCACGCGTTGTCGGATGAGGAGCTTGAGGTTGTGGCGAGGTACGTTCTGAGTCTTGGCCAATGA
- the cls gene encoding cardiolipin synthase, with translation MAHIAGALTSVQAVMETRTAQGAIAWAVSLNTIPYAAVPAYWAVGRTKFEGYVKKRQDRIDETSPFVRQFIDSAKKDFPDPDQDIEAHFLERLIRLPTTRGNDVQLLRNGEEIYSSIFRGMESAEDYLLVQFYIVRDDDLGKKLQQQMLAAAQRGVRVKFLYDQIGSRKLPHSYLDALRQSGVKVHSFISTRDRFRPFQLNFRNHRKIVVVDGRQAWLGGANIGEEYLHADPKLSPWIDAMVKVEGPAVQAVQVPFLEDWYWTSGDIPDLDWAPQAASTGKSRKVFVLPTGPADRFETCALYFLHMINNATHRLWIASPYFVPDEQIVSALQMAALRGVDVRILIPENCDNFMVNLSGWSYVAELEKAGVEIYRHTNGFLHYKALLVDDSVSAVGTANFDNRSFRLNFEITLEVEDEEFAQEVKEMFLHDFADSRLSSAKELEERHFIFRLAVRVARLFAPIQ, from the coding sequence TTGGCCCACATCGCCGGTGCCCTGACCTCGGTACAGGCCGTTATGGAAACACGCACCGCACAGGGAGCAATTGCCTGGGCGGTTTCTCTCAATACCATCCCCTACGCGGCAGTGCCTGCCTACTGGGCTGTCGGTCGTACAAAATTTGAAGGATATGTCAAAAAGCGGCAGGACAGAATTGATGAGACCAGCCCTTTTGTACGCCAATTTATCGACTCGGCCAAAAAAGATTTTCCCGATCCCGACCAGGATATAGAAGCACACTTTCTAGAACGGCTGATCAGGCTCCCGACCACCAGGGGCAATGATGTGCAATTGTTGCGCAACGGCGAGGAGATCTATTCGTCCATTTTCCGCGGCATGGAAAGCGCGGAGGATTACCTGCTGGTGCAATTCTATATTGTCAGAGATGACGATCTTGGGAAAAAACTCCAGCAGCAGATGCTTGCCGCGGCCCAGCGGGGCGTGCGGGTTAAGTTTTTATACGATCAGATCGGCAGCCGCAAGCTACCGCACAGCTACCTTGATGCTCTGCGACAGAGCGGGGTCAAAGTCCATTCCTTTATCAGCACCCGGGACCGTTTTCGTCCCTTTCAGTTGAATTTCCGCAATCACCGCAAGATTGTTGTTGTGGATGGTCGCCAGGCCTGGCTTGGCGGTGCCAATATTGGCGAGGAATACCTGCATGCCGACCCGAAACTTTCACCCTGGATCGATGCCATGGTCAAAGTTGAAGGACCCGCCGTGCAGGCAGTTCAAGTTCCGTTTCTGGAAGACTGGTACTGGACCAGCGGGGACATTCCTGACCTCGATTGGGCGCCGCAGGCTGCCTCCACCGGAAAGTCACGCAAGGTGTTTGTCCTGCCGACCGGTCCAGCTGATCGTTTTGAAACCTGCGCGCTTTATTTCCTTCACATGATCAACAACGCAACGCATCGACTCTGGATCGCCAGCCCCTATTTCGTGCCCGATGAACAGATTGTCAGCGCGCTGCAAATGGCAGCCTTGCGCGGAGTGGATGTCCGCATCCTGATCCCCGAAAACTGCGACAACTTCATGGTGAACCTGTCGGGGTGGTCCTATGTGGCTGAATTAGAGAAAGCCGGCGTGGAAATTTATCGCCACACCAACGGTTTTCTCCATTACAAAGCTTTATTGGTCGATGACAGCGTAAGCGCCGTCGGTACCGCCAATTTCGACAACCGCTCTTTTCGGCTCAACTTCGAGATTACGCTGGAAGTGGAGGATGAAGAATTCGCACAGGAAGTCAAAGAGATGTTCCTGCATGATTTTGCCGATTCGCGCCTCTCTTCTGCGAAAGAACTTGAAGAGCGACATTTTATTTTTCGTCTGGCGGTTCGAGTCGCGCGCCTTTTTGCGCCGATACAGTGA
- the hisF gene encoding imidazole glycerol phosphate synthase subunit HisF, which translates to MTVKIMPCLDMKEGRVVKGVHFVDIKDAGDPVQCARRYQEEGADELAMLDIAATLENRKNRLEWVKQVAEVIDIPLTVGGGISSLEDIELLFEAGADKVSMNSAAVKRPELIREASQAFGSERITVAIDARRNESMPSGFELVVAGGTKPMEIDAAQWATRCEELGAGVILPTSMDGDGTRAGYDIAFTRAIADAVKVPVIASGGAGKLEDFYEAVEKGGASVLLAASVFHFRELTIRQVKEYLQEKGISVLL; encoded by the coding sequence ATGACAGTAAAAATCATGCCCTGCCTTGATATGAAGGAGGGAAGAGTGGTCAAAGGGGTTCATTTTGTCGACATCAAAGATGCCGGGGATCCCGTACAGTGCGCCAGACGCTACCAGGAAGAAGGGGCTGACGAGCTGGCGATGCTCGACATCGCCGCGACCCTTGAAAACCGCAAGAACCGCCTTGAATGGGTCAAGCAGGTCGCAGAAGTTATCGACATCCCCTTGACGGTGGGGGGCGGCATCTCCTCCCTGGAGGATATCGAGCTTTTATTTGAAGCGGGGGCAGATAAGGTTTCGATGAACAGCGCCGCCGTCAAGCGCCCGGAGTTGATCCGTGAGGCGTCGCAGGCTTTTGGCTCAGAGCGCATCACCGTTGCTATCGACGCCCGTCGAAATGAGTCGATGCCGTCGGGTTTCGAGCTGGTCGTCGCCGGCGGCACCAAGCCTATGGAAATTGATGCCGCACAATGGGCTACGCGCTGCGAGGAGCTGGGCGCCGGGGTGATCCTGCCGACCAGCATGGATGGCGACGGAACTCGGGCCGGATATGATATCGCCTTTACCCGCGCGATTGCCGACGCCGTCAAGGTCCCCGTCATCGCTTCCGGAGGTGCGGGCAAACTGGAGGATTTTTACGAGGCCGTTGAAAAAGGCGGGGCAAGCGTGCTGCTGGCAGCTTCGGTCTTTCACTTCCGCGAGCTGACCATACGGCAGGTTAAAGAATACCTGCAAGAAAAGGGAATCAGCGTTCTGCTATAA
- a CDS encoding ISAs1 family transposase, translating into MAIPLLEAISIEGKTISADALLTQRRLARYLVEDRQAHYHFTVKGNQPRLLEDLTLYFHGRQEPHAVTVDSDHGRIETRRIWVTAELNDYLDFPHVGQAFMVERERVNKKSGKVSTETVYGITSHTPQQADAQRILKTNRNHWCIENSCHYIIDWNYDEDRSRIRTGHGPENITRLRRFAVGLIKSKSVGSVAQKMRMLAMNPRAVFDYLRMTDNTRSRRSAAGCN; encoded by the coding sequence ATGGCCATCCCCTTGCTCGAGGCGATCAGCATCGAAGGCAAGACCATCAGCGCCGACGCCCTATTGACGCAACGCCGATTGGCCCGCTACCTGGTCGAAGACAGGCAGGCCCATTACCATTTCACCGTCAAAGGCAATCAGCCCCGGCTTCTCGAAGACCTCACCCTGTATTTTCATGGCCGCCAAGAACCTCACGCTGTCACCGTCGACTCCGACCATGGCCGGATCGAGACGCGGAGGATCTGGGTCACCGCCGAGCTCAACGACTATCTCGACTTTCCTCACGTCGGTCAGGCTTTCATGGTCGAACGCGAAAGGGTCAACAAAAAGAGCGGGAAAGTCTCAACCGAAACCGTTTACGGAATCACCAGCCACACACCGCAGCAGGCCGACGCCCAGCGCATCCTCAAGACTAATCGCAACCACTGGTGCATAGAAAACAGCTGCCACTACATCATTGACTGGAATTACGACGAAGACCGAAGCCGGATACGCACCGGCCATGGGCCGGAAAACATCACCCGGCTCCGACGCTTCGCGGTCGGTCTGATTAAATCAAAAAGCGTCGGCAGCGTTGCGCAGAAAATGAGGATGCTCGCCATGAACCCCCGCGCCGTCTTCGACTACCTGCGAATGACCGATAATACAAGGAGCAGGCGCTCGGCTGCTGGATGCAATTAG
- a CDS encoding Druantia anti-phage system protein DruA gives MQAHHYLGDLPKIGETLWYVAILRQQWVALLSFSAAALKCAVRDQWIGWDHRRQYDRLKLVANNSRFLILPQWHLPNLGSRVLALCEQRIQRDWLERFGHPLVLMETFVDPQRYQGTVYKAANWLCLGQTKGFRRTRQGYSNLAQSPKMVFVRALQSNAQSLLSRPLLGAPYCPGDVKMLLTANQMRSLPEFFTDIPDPRRAAGKRHRLSTVLAIAAGATLCGMRGYKAISDWAKSLGPKARERFGCRKKQGQYLVPSEYIIRDILIRVDPDHLDRSFQRWNEAYAGADESLAIDGKTMCNATDEQGRKTHIMSAIGHETKTCHTQKKSASCR, from the coding sequence ATGCAAGCGCATCATTATCTGGGAGATCTGCCCAAGATCGGCGAAACCCTCTGGTACGTTGCCATATTGCGCCAGCAGTGGGTCGCTTTGCTGAGCTTTTCCGCTGCGGCCTTGAAGTGCGCCGTTCGCGACCAGTGGATTGGCTGGGATCATCGGCGCCAATATGACCGCTTGAAGCTGGTTGCCAACAATAGCCGTTTTCTGATCCTGCCGCAGTGGCATTTGCCCAATCTGGGCTCGCGCGTCTTGGCGCTGTGCGAACAAAGAATCCAGCGCGACTGGCTGGAGCGCTTTGGCCATCCGCTTGTGCTGATGGAGACCTTTGTCGATCCGCAGCGCTATCAAGGCACGGTTTACAAGGCGGCCAATTGGCTATGCCTGGGTCAGACCAAGGGATTTCGCCGAACCCGTCAAGGTTATAGCAACCTCGCACAGTCCCCGAAGATGGTGTTTGTTCGTGCGCTGCAGTCCAATGCCCAATCGCTCTTGTCCCGCCCCCTGCTTGGGGCGCCCTATTGTCCAGGAGACGTGAAAATGTTGTTGACAGCCAATCAAATGCGATCCTTGCCAGAGTTTTTCACCGACATCCCCGACCCGCGCCGCGCCGCAGGGAAACGCCACCGGCTGTCCACCGTTTTGGCCATTGCCGCCGGGGCGACGCTTTGCGGGATGCGCGGGTACAAGGCGATTTCCGATTGGGCCAAAAGTCTTGGCCCCAAGGCGCGCGAGCGCTTCGGATGCCGTAAAAAACAAGGGCAGTACCTTGTCCCGAGCGAATACATCATCCGCGATATCCTCATCAGGGTCGATCCGGATCATCTCGACCGCAGCTTTCAACGTTGGAACGAGGCTTACGCAGGCGCGGATGAAAGCCTCGCCATTGACGGCAAGACCATGTGCAACGCCACCGACGAGCAAGGCCGCAAGACGCATATCATGAGCGCGATCGGCCACGAGACCAAAACCTGCCACACCCAAAAAAAGTCGGCCTCCTGCCGATAG
- a CDS encoding 1-phosphofructokinase family hexose kinase, with product MKNIVTLTMNPAIDKSSSVARVVAERKLYCNPPRFEPGGGGVNVCRAIKKLGGDSELLYPAGGLTGQRLQGLLDREDLFHRPLPIAGAVRESLVVLEEETGLQYRFGMPGPHLQKDEWRQFLAEIESIEPSPDYLVASGSLPPGVPVDFYAQLARAGKKCGAKTIVDVAGKALEEALKEGVFLIKPNVREFRDLVGDHVTEEAQIKEQAQNLVKEGRCEVVVISLGAAGALVAAESFTEHILPPTVPIISKVGAGDSMVGGIVLSLARGKQLREAVIFGIASGTAAVMTPGTELCRREDAERLFKAMMKETV from the coding sequence ATGAAAAATATCGTCACGCTGACTATGAATCCTGCGATCGACAAGAGTTCAAGTGTTGCGCGCGTGGTTGCTGAGCGAAAGCTCTACTGCAATCCGCCCCGTTTCGAACCGGGTGGTGGCGGGGTGAATGTCTGCCGCGCCATAAAAAAGCTCGGTGGGGATTCTGAACTCCTTTATCCGGCGGGGGGATTGACGGGGCAGAGACTGCAGGGACTTCTCGACAGAGAAGATCTTTTCCACCGTCCGCTGCCGATAGCGGGCGCGGTTCGCGAGAGTCTCGTGGTTCTGGAGGAAGAGACCGGGCTGCAGTATCGATTCGGGATGCCGGGGCCTCATTTGCAAAAGGACGAATGGCGGCAGTTTCTGGCGGAAATTGAAAGTATTGAGCCGTCTCCTGACTACCTGGTGGCCAGCGGCAGCCTGCCGCCGGGCGTTCCCGTCGATTTTTACGCTCAGTTGGCGCGCGCCGGCAAAAAGTGCGGCGCGAAAACAATTGTCGATGTCGCGGGAAAGGCTCTTGAGGAGGCTCTCAAGGAGGGCGTATTTCTGATCAAGCCCAATGTCCGCGAATTCAGGGATCTGGTCGGCGATCATGTCACCGAAGAGGCTCAGATCAAGGAACAGGCTCAGAATCTGGTCAAAGAGGGCCGCTGCGAAGTTGTGGTGATCTCTCTCGGGGCGGCTGGAGCTTTAGTCGCTGCTGAATCGTTCACGGAACATATCCTGCCGCCCACCGTGCCCATTATCAGCAAGGTCGGTGCCGGCGACAGCATGGTGGGCGGCATCGTTTTGAGCCTGGCCAGGGGAAAACAACTCCGGGAAGCAGTCATTTTCGGGATCGCCTCCGGAACCGCTGCCGTCATGACTCCTGGAACGGAGCTGTGTCGCAGGGAAGATGCCGAGCGTTTGTTTAAGGCCATGATGAAAGAGACCGTTTGA
- a CDS encoding PEP-CTERM sorting domain-containing protein, which produces MSKNFYGLIFVSFCVFFLSSQVQALTVDFIEIFDTNNSGVLEFGDNNTNKDNYLESQYLSSVVRKFNLSNFPEQNSVFDIFIKYEGDDSRADNYFVLNGHEFSPLPNGNGSKTYSGENSLLNYGENEIVFNIGYVNSYWGFDDFSISEFNLEYAAGQQAPSAVPEPSSFLIFGIGSIALFLFSGRKRKNK; this is translated from the coding sequence ATGAGTAAAAATTTTTATGGACTGATTTTTGTTTCATTCTGTGTGTTTTTTTTGTCGAGCCAAGTACAAGCTTTAACTGTCGACTTTATTGAAATTTTTGATACTAACAATAGTGGAGTTCTTGAATTTGGAGACAATAACACTAATAAAGATAATTATCTAGAATCACAATATTTATCTTCTGTTGTTAGAAAATTTAATCTTTCAAATTTTCCTGAACAAAATTCAGTTTTTGATATTTTTATTAAATATGAAGGTGACGATAGTCGGGCAGATAATTATTTTGTATTAAATGGACATGAGTTTAGTCCTCTGCCCAATGGCAATGGTAGTAAGACATACTCAGGAGAGAATTCTTTACTGAATTATGGAGAGAATGAGATAGTTTTCAATATTGGATATGTCAATTCATATTGGGGTTTTGACGATTTTTCAATTTCTGAGTTTAATTTAGAGTATGCTGCAGGGCAACAAGCACCCTCTGCCGTCCCGGAGCCATCTTCTTTTCTTATTTTTGGAATAGGAAGCATTGCTTTGTTTTTGTTTTCAGGAAGAAAAAGAAAGAATAAATAG
- a CDS encoding 4Fe-4S dicluster domain-containing protein translates to MAHLTVRNSYHHLTERLNRFPQGAPPSEMLTRILSMLFSPQEAELVSDLPLRPFTSAKAAKAWGKTESEAQNILQELSSRGLLVDMEQKGRMHYVLPPPMAGFFEFSMMRVRADLDQKLLAELFEQYITVEDDFIKALFVDGETQMGRVLVSEDVLGSENALHVLDYERATHIIESATDIGIGLCYCRHKRAHQGRACNAEMDICMTFNTVASSLIRHGHVRRVETSECKELLHKVWEQNLAQFAENVQNGVSFICNCCPCCCEAMIAHQRFGHQHPIHTSNYIAVVADKCSGCGRCLPACPAHVISLETADADGVGRRQAVIDEELCLGCGVCVRVCRLQALHMKPRPKRVITPVNSVHKTVKMAIERGTLEHLVFDNQVLWSHRALAALLGAVLRMPPVKRSLASSQLSSRYLEQLCRKFDF, encoded by the coding sequence ATGGCCCACCTGACCGTCCGCAACTCCTACCACCATTTGACGGAGCGCCTGAACCGCTTCCCGCAGGGGGCCCCTCCTTCAGAGATGCTGACCCGCATTCTCTCCATGCTCTTCAGCCCGCAGGAAGCCGAGCTTGTTTCCGATCTGCCGCTGCGACCGTTTACATCTGCAAAAGCCGCCAAGGCCTGGGGAAAAACCGAGAGTGAGGCGCAGAACATTCTGCAGGAACTTTCCTCCCGTGGGCTGCTGGTCGACATGGAGCAGAAAGGGCGGATGCATTATGTTCTGCCGCCGCCCATGGCCGGCTTCTTTGAATTCTCCATGATGCGGGTGCGTGCGGATCTGGATCAGAAACTGCTGGCCGAACTGTTCGAGCAGTACATAACGGTTGAGGACGATTTCATCAAAGCCCTTTTCGTCGATGGTGAAACGCAAATGGGCCGCGTTCTGGTGAGCGAGGACGTTCTCGGCTCGGAGAATGCTTTGCATGTTCTTGACTATGAGCGGGCAACGCACATTATCGAGTCGGCCACCGATATCGGCATCGGGCTCTGTTACTGCCGGCACAAACGCGCCCATCAGGGACGTGCCTGCAATGCAGAGATGGATATCTGCATGACCTTCAACACCGTGGCGTCTTCGCTGATCCGCCACGGGCATGTCCGTCGCGTCGAAACGAGTGAATGCAAGGAGCTTCTACACAAAGTCTGGGAGCAGAACCTGGCCCAGTTCGCTGAAAATGTCCAGAACGGGGTCAGTTTCATCTGCAACTGCTGCCCCTGCTGCTGCGAGGCGATGATCGCTCACCAGCGTTTTGGTCACCAGCATCCAATCCATACCAGCAATTACATTGCCGTGGTGGCCGATAAGTGTTCCGGCTGCGGGCGCTGCCTGCCGGCCTGCCCGGCGCACGTGATCAGCCTCGAGACAGCAGATGCCGATGGTGTTGGTCGGCGTCAGGCCGTGATCGATGAGGAACTCTGCCTGGGATGCGGCGTCTGTGTGCGGGTGTGCCGCCTGCAGGCCCTGCACATGAAGCCGCGACCAAAGCGCGTCATTACCCCGGTCAATTCCGTTCACAAAACCGTCAAGATGGCCATTGAACGGGGGACTCTCGAGCACCTTGTGTTTGACAACCAGGTGTTGTGGAGTCATCGAGCGTTGGCGGCTCTTCTGGGTGCTGTGCTTCGCATGCCTCCGGTCAAGCGCAGCCTGGCTTCGAGTCAACTCAGCTCAAGATATCTGGAGCAGTTATGCAGAAAATTTGATTTTTAA